The Microbacterium sp. LWO12-1.2 genome includes a window with the following:
- the rpsI gene encoding 30S ribosomal protein S9 gives MADIQDTTEAQNYSTSTPETEAVEAAPRPVLSVPGAAVGRRKQAIARVRIVPGSGTITVNGRTIEDYFPNKLHQQLINDPFTVLNLTGAYDVIARISGGGPSGQAGALRLGIARSLNGIDEENNRPTLKKAGFLSRDARVKERKKAGLKKARKAPQYSKR, from the coding sequence GTGGCTGACATCCAGGACACCACCGAAGCTCAGAACTACTCGACGTCGACTCCCGAGACCGAAGCAGTCGAGGCGGCTCCCCGCCCCGTGCTCAGCGTCCCGGGTGCCGCTGTCGGCCGTCGCAAGCAGGCCATCGCCCGCGTGCGCATCGTCCCCGGCTCCGGCACGATCACGGTCAACGGCCGTACGATCGAGGACTACTTCCCGAACAAGCTGCACCAGCAGCTGATCAACGACCCGTTCACCGTGCTGAACCTCACCGGTGCATACGACGTCATCGCTCGCATCTCCGGTGGTGGCCCCTCGGGCCAGGCCGGCGCGCTGCGCCTCGGCATCGCCCGTTCGCTGAACGGTATCGACGAGGAGAACAACCGTCCGACCCTGAAGAAGGCCGGCTTCCTCTCGCGCGACGCTCGCGTCAAGGAGCGCAAGAAGGCTGGACTCAAGAAGGCCCGCAAGGCGCCTCAGTACTCGAAGCGTTAA